A stretch of DNA from Equus asinus isolate D_3611 breed Donkey chromosome 20, EquAss-T2T_v2, whole genome shotgun sequence:
TGATTGAGGAAGGCTTCTTCAAGAGGGTGATATTTAGGCTGGAATATGAAGAATATTAGGTTTTTGAAAGGGATGGAGGTGGGGTAGGggcagcattccaggcagaagagcAGAAAATGCAAAGATCTTGAGGCAGGAATGAAATCGGTGTGCTTTAGGACTTAAGAAGAGGCCAGTGTGACCAAAACATAGTGAACGGCTTGAGGCTGGGAAGTACACAGTGGCTGGATCATATAGGGCTTGGCAGGCCAATGTGAGGAGTttggattatattttaaaagcaacagGAAGCTTTCAAAAGATAACatggtggggggttggggggggcggggcagagaGGAGTGTTGAAGAGAACCAAAGTGGAAGCAGGAGACTGGCTAAGACGCCATGTCAGTGACCCAGGCAAGAAATGGTGGCGGTTTGGATTGGGGTGGTGGTATTGGAAAcggagagaaagacaaaaatcattacACACTTCGGAGGTAGAaccaatagaactttctgaaaGATTAGGGGTAGGAGGTAGGAATTCAGGACAactcccagatttctggcttgaAAATATGAATGTATGGTAATGGCATTTTTCGGGAAGACTGATGGAAGAATAGATTctgaagaagaaatcagaaagtcACTTTTGGAAATGTTAAGTTGGAGATGCCCATGAGACACCCGACTACTCCTAGGCGGTACTATCTGTGggcaaataaaaactttaaaaggtgAAAGACAACCCTAGCCCTTCTGTTTCTGCAGGTTGTCATCAGCCAAGGTGCTCATATTTATTAAGACGTTTGTGAAAGGTGAAAAGGGTTTTTAAGCTTATTCATATTTATTAGCATACTAAATTGGGAATTTTCACTGAATAATAAACTGGTTGGACGAAGGTGAACTTGGGCTTAAGTACTGAGGACTTGTTTCAAGGGCATCTTTAAGAAGACAAGTTTGGGATATCATTTCTTCAGCcaagaaccaagaaaaaaaaaagaacagtgttCTAATTCTCTTCTTTTAATGATGAATACTCCTGTCTTGATAGTGACAGAATACTGGCAGGAGAGTGTGGGTGGATTTTGAAGGAAGCAAACCAAGTAGTGAGCTCCTTGAAAGCAGAAGAGCTGCTCTGAAAATGCTCCAGGGTAGGAACCACCTTCTCCCACTTTTCTTTTGTGGGGACAGCAGATCTCTCTGCCGCTATGTGGAGACAGCGTTTATCTGGGACATTTTCCAAAAGTGTCTTGCGACAGAATCTTGCTATAAAGTTAAATTGTGTGAAACTAACAATGATTCTTCTATCTGCAAGGGAGGCTAGAAATAGCCCAGACATAACAAAAGCAAAATGAGCACAATCTGTTTCCCATGTTCAAGACACTTTCTTTCCAGGAGGAAAGTAAAAGTttggagttttttaaaaacaagacgGACGCTTATCATAGGTCTAGTCTATTAGTGGCCACAAGTATACAACTGATCATATTATTCTGGCCACATTTGTAACACATTGGTGGTGACAACATCACTTCAGGCAACAGAAATGATAGGGTTCTGGTCATTCAGTTCAGAGATATGGTCgatataatttttcttaacttCACACTTTAGAGTCGGTTTTAATTTCAAGAATCACAGCTCAAAGATTTCTAAATTTACCTACTTACAAACCCCACCATTCCCATTGGAAACAACCGCTGCGGCTCTGATAATTCACTCTGGTAAAGTGAGATGTGCTTTCCCTGGGGTAAAAACGGGCAAGATACACACCCTCTGCCTACCTCTCCTCCTCATCTCCTCATCTCCTGCTATTGTCTACATCACACTTTACACATTAGAATATACATGTAATCCACCCCCCAAGGGTGGGATGGACCTACAGACTTGCTTCTAaggaacaaaacacaaaaaaagagattagTTTACAAgactgtgacttctgtcttgctagccctccctctcccaccttcctcctctctcctcctcctcctccccctctctcctgctGGCACTCTCCCTTGCCCTCTTCTTTGCTCActctgatgaagcaagctgccatgttgtgagttgCTCTCTGAAGAGGCCTATATggcaagaaagggagggaggaactgaggcctcagTCCAACAACCCATGAGGAGCTGAATCCTGTCAAAAACGACGTGAGTCGGGAAGCTGATCCTTCCTAGATAAaccttgagatgactgcagccttCCCAGTGATCCTGAGCCAGGGTCCCAGCTATGCCACATCCAGATTTCTGGAACATTAAAACTGTGAgatacagccataaaaaaagacaaaatcatcccatttgcaacacatggatggacctggagggtattgtgctaagcgaaataagccagactgagaacgACAaagaccatatgatttcacttatgtgtggaatataaacaaacacatggacaaacagTTCAGTcattaccaggggaaggggggtggagggtgggcacagggggtgaaggggagcacttatgtgatgacagataagaaataatgtacaactgaaatttcacaatgatgtaaactattatgaatctccattttattttatttttttaataaagatttttatttttttcctttttctccccaaagccccccagtacatagttgtatattcttcgttgtgggtccttctagttgtggcatgtgggacgctgcctcagcgtggtttgatgagcagtgccatgtccgcgcccaggattcgaaccaacgaaacactgggccgcctgcagcggagtgtgcgaacttaaccactcggccatggggccagcctctgaatctccattttaaaaaaagtaaaaaaaaaaaaactgtgagataataaatgtgcgttgttttaagctactatgtTTGGGGTATGTTGCTATGCAGCAGTAGAGAACTAATACACTCACCCGCAGGGTGGTTATAAGGACAAAGTGAGGTAATATAAAAAGTCCTCAGCAGAATGCCTGACACCACAGGAGGCACTGCACAACACTAGCTCTATTCTCCTTGCCCTGTCGCTCTatttccactgccaccaccacactCCTAACACCCACCGCCTCATGTCTAGATCCTTGCAACAGGCTTTGCAACTGGTTTCCTTGCTTCCCTTTGTCCAGCTGGCtatctttcttaaaaaacaaacaaacaaaacttcaaCAGCTCCCTATTCCTGCAAGGATAAAAACCAAACTGATAGTCAAGGCCCTCCAGGCTGTCCCCACTGTTTCCAAGCTACCTTCCCAACACTCTCACACCTCGTCACCACTCTATTAAGGTTAATCTATTCACTATCTCCCAAATACATTCCCAGCCTCTAACCTCACTAGTAAAATCCGACCCTTAGGGTACTTATTCCCTCTTTTCTGCTGAATTCCAAACCAccactccccctgccccagcactTCAGTACCATTCAAGACTTCCCTCCTCCACTAAGCTCTTCCAAACCTCACCACCCCACAGcaatctttttccttctctaaattaatatttactcatttggtttttaaaatcatCAAGATATAAAATCTGAGAACAGGCAGAAGCAACTTCAGAAAGCATCTGGTCCAAGCACTCATTTTatggtaaagaaactgaggctctgagatgaAAGTGACACAACTCAATAGTAACAGGACCAGGACTAAAATTCAAACCTCAAAAGTTTCATGTCATtcaattctgaaaatatttacaaagtgtcCATTATGTATAAGGCACTATAAAACTTCAGCAGTTTCTACCAATAtgccatccatttatttaatcaacaaaaaattattgagTAGTATTTACCAGATACTCTGCTTAGAATAAAGACTTTGTCCATAAGGAATTCAAGGTAGTGAAAAATCAGAAAGTTAAAGCAACAATTGCAATATAGTTTGATGAGGTCTCCGACAGCAGGTTCTAGGGAGACTTAGAAGAAAATCACCTACATATTTAGTCCTTCACTCAACTACTCACTTATTCACTcaagagacagatagatagatagatagatagacagacagatagaaagACAGATGATTGACAGATAGAACTCCCAATTTCTTACGGAGAGCAAGTAAAAAAAGTGCTCTCTTGAAATAACTCATAAACAACAAACACCTGGAATGTCCATGTTACtatgaaaaataatgtttttctaaTATGATATCAGATCTGCAAAAttggcatttgaaaaaaaaatcttgaaatatgCATACATTATCCTTTTTTTACAGTCTGTGTTTGGGAGTTAGACAGACCCTGAGTGTCAAACACTCAGTTTGCTATTTATTTGCTGAGTGATCTTAGGCAAGTAGCTTAAACTCACTCAATTTtaatattctcatctgtaaaataggtataATACCTACCTTGCATGGTATTTGTGGGAATTAAAACATAAAGTGCCTTAATAAACTATAGCTATCCTGTCTTTCAAGTCATCAGTACAAAATATATAGGAACAAGTAACATAAAAATTGTGTTTGATAACTAAAAcacattcagatttttttaagtgGGCCCTGCATTACTATCAAAATTTATCATAAAATTCCTGCAGTTACTAACTCTCCAAAATAAAAGTATACTCCTCTGAAAATGTCTCTAATAGAGTAACCACTGCATAAGTCTTTTTGCTATTTTCAGGAGGAAACAGTCTGAGAATACATTGTGTATTAGTTGCTgtgtggagagaaaaataaaaccctatAAGAAGTAGAATACTAAAGAGAACACGAGAGAGAACAGTTCTTTGTGCAAAGCAAGTAAATACATTCCTGTGGATTTAGTCATGAGCAAAAGACACCAGAGATGAATGCCAAGAATACAGTTCAATTAATCAAGTAAGTTTAATGATCAGAACAAAATGGGATCAATTAGGAAAAACTGTATACAAGAGATGCTTTACAGAGTAATATATCCTTTTCATGTTGATTATTTTAATAGGGTTTAATATATGTGATTATCCTTCAGTCTTCCGAGTTAAAACTGTTCAGGTGGCCGTAGGTCTGGAAACATGcacaaatattaataataagTAGTTTACCGATATTCCATGATATGTTCAACATGCTGTTCCTCACTAGCAATTCATAGTTTAATAAGCTGTGCAAAATTTCAATGAACGATATGCAGTAAAGCAGCATTTCCATCAGTCCTTGTACATCCATTTACAATGCACTGCCTCAGATTATTTGTGTGTCTAATTTTCACTGAATAAACTTGGGCCTGAAGCATACCCTAGAACAAACAGTCAAGGAATACACGTTGTCTACATTTCCAGACTCTGTGATCacctgtattttatttgtttaagattCACCTACTGTAAGTCTTATAAACACTTTTGCCATTTATATTatatcaagagaaaaatgaatactaaaaatgagataatgaaaaaacaaaaatagatttcttttgctttcaaataATTCTACACCAAAACATTTTGCTGAAATGAAGTGATTTTTAATCTACAGATGAAAGACTCCTAAGTAATACTCAGGATACATTACAAATTTGGTTTTAgataaatttcaatttaaaacagGTCTTACTGACAATTTCAATAAATTAGGCACTCGAGAACACAATGTGGAGGTCCAACAACTATGTGATGATTTCTTAACAGTCCGAGGGGAAAAAGATCTTTTTCAAATATGGAAATCAATTAAATCTTTCTATAGTATCTACCCCTAAGACCTATTCTCCTTTATAAACTACAATGTTATTGTCAGTTTCATATACTTTCACTTTATAAAGAACACCCACAGGAAGAAATTTCTGGAGGTTTTCCCAGATATATACAGCTACATTTTCTGTTGTgctgtagaagaaaagaaaagaagatcaaaaggcaaataaacaaaatttcatGTTTAATAGTTACAGAGAACACAAATTCTAGCTTTTAAAAGATATCGTTAAACTAAAACTTTAGAAATCACACAGTCATCAGACAAAATGTTAAAATCAATTCTTCTTCCTTACTATCTATACATAAGGCAAGACAGTCACACTCACCTTACAATATCTGCAAAGTATGGCACATCCAGATCCAGATTCTTATGATCAAGGGGCTTCATAATTGCCTCCTTTAgacaaacaaaggaaaaacatcaTTGATTCCATTTATGACTCTTAATTCCAAAGTGTTCCACCTTTGCCTCTAAACCTTACCTGATCATTTAGCCGCTAACTCAATATTTGTAAGTACTATATCTGTGTCTTACAAAACAATCTTACAAAGTTTAAAGTTGTAAAATAAAGTAAGGCCCAGCTCTCCATAATGACTGGTTATCCTCATTACTGCATGCAAAGAGGTAAGACACCAAAAAGTAGAGAAGAACTCACTGGAGCTTTCTCATAACAAGCCATTGTGATTCATAATTCAGTTTAACACTTCTTGAATTCTGTCCCAAAACCTACAGAAATACTTCTCCCTAAAGTCTCACCTTCAGCATAATGCCACAATGTTTTAGGACAAAGATCCAGTGAATATTACACTTTATAAAGCAGGCTAAGACTGAAATTATGTAAGTGGTTCTAAATTTCTGCTATAAGAAGTAACTTAAGAATGATCTTGGGCTTTAGGAGAAAAAacctaaatacataaagactATTATTGTTTCCTAATgtttatatacagtcatgcaccacgtaTAATcacatttcagtcaacgatggaccacacatataatgttggcctcataaaattaataccatatagcctatgTGAGTAGTAGACttcaccatctaggtttgtgtaagcacactccaggcactctacgatgtttgcacaatgacaaaactgCCCaacagtgcatttctcagaacatatccctgtggTTAAGGGACGTGTGACTGTACACaaacataatgtttttctttgtcaatgGCAAGAATTGTAACTGTCTCATCCTTTCTAAGTTTTTACTTTCAGCTGTCATACAAAATCTAAGCATTTGTGAAACAATCTAAGTTTCCATATGGTATAGTTCCAAGAAGGGTactttaataacaataatagcaatCATTTTTTGAGCAAAACCAGAATCATATAAAAAGATAAGCCCTAAACCAAACAACCTTTAAAATAGATCAAACAATATCTACGTGgatatcaagaaaataaatatctttgttttaTCTTCAATTCTAGTTCAGGTCCCAACTTTTCCATTGAAGCCTGTTCTACAGGGCTCTTTCTAACTCTACCCTCCATGGCCATGATGAGCTACTTTTACTGATAGGAGTGTGTGGTGTCCTTCAGGTATACAAAGGTGGGAAAAAGTATAGAGAACCTGTCTAGTATTTAACCACAAGCTTGCTGGGGATGTCTCATATTCCTCATATTGTTGTCTTGTCTTGGACAATACTGTGTGTATATGTCCCCAGTAAGTGCAAGAACTCTGTCTTTATAGCTTTCCTAAAGTACTTTGAACACAGTGCTGTTTGTTCATTCTTCAttctcttattcatttattcaaccaacacTTATTAAGCACTTATCATTCTGTACCTGCTAGAAAAGGCAACACGAGCACTCTGTGAGTAAGGGGTATGTCTCAGGCATCTTTGTATTTCTAGTACTTAGCTCAAAGACTGAGgcaaagtatgcaaatatatggATTATAAGTAATGTGAAAGTAAGGATTATTAATAACAGCATTTTTATGAAACAAATGTCAAATTTTAGAACAAAAATAAGGAGCAGAGCTGAAGGGAAGAACCAAAGAAACAGGCGAAATGAGGGCATAATAAAAATGAAGCTGGATAGAAGGACATCTACTCCCAGCTTTGTAAAGGACTAACCACACGAGCTAGGGCAAGTCAGTGAACTGTTCAGCGTCTCTCAGTCTTAATCTATAGAATGAAGAAATTGGTCTAGATAATCTCTAGACAAGAATTCTATAATGATACAATCAGTAAGCCCTTTATCGCATAACTTCTTTTGTGTCATCCCTCTGACGAAGTGCCCCAGTGAGTTTATAATAAAGCTAGAGTGAATGACACAGGTTCGTGTTAAAAATCTGTGACCAAAGGCATAAGGAaaattcagagaagggaaaaaaccctcaaagagAAAGTTGTATCTTGAAAGAAGGGTAGAATGTGTTAAATGGAGGAAATTAGGATACGCCAGCAagaaatacaagattaatatGCCACACGTACTCCCATCATTGTCATACAACTGTGACTAATTTCCACTGTCACCCAAACACCTTTAGAAGAACACGAAAGTAGTTCCTCCAACTGCCCCCCCACTCCCACACCCAATTCCACTCATGAGGTCACAGAACCTCTGGAGACACTCGGCTGGGGAAGCAAAAAGGGGGCCATTAAATATTATACTTAGAGGGCAGCACATAATAAATATCCAATGTGCCATTACCTCCATATACTCTTTGAGGTCAGTCAAATTCATAACCATGCCTGTAACAGGATCAATCTAAAGA
This window harbors:
- the PTS gene encoding 6-pyruvoyl tetrahydrobiopterin synthase isoform X7, with product MSAVGCGRRQARVSRLVSFSATHRLHSKSLSNEENLKLFGKCNNPNGHGHNYKVMVTVQGEIDPVTGMVMNLTDLKEYMEEAIMKPLDHKNLDLDVPYFADIVSTTENVAVYIWENLQKFLPTYGHLNSFNSED
- the PTS gene encoding 6-pyruvoyl tetrahydrobiopterin synthase isoform X4, with translation MSAVGCGRRQARVSRLVSFSATHRLHSKSLSNEENLKLFGKCNNPNGHGHNYKDLCLDVNLLKVMLVFWYFVLFPIVMVTVQGEIDPVTGMVMNLTDLKEYMEEAIMKPLDHKNLDLDVPYFADIVSTTENVAVYIWENLQKFLPVGVLYKVKVYETDNNIVVYKGE
- the PTS gene encoding 6-pyruvoyl tetrahydrobiopterin synthase isoform X5, translating into MSAVGCGRRQARVSRLVSFSATHRLHSKSLSNEENLKLFGKCNNPNGHGHNYKVMVTVQGEIDPVTGMVMNLTDLKEYMEEAIMKPLDHKNLDLDVPYFADIVSTTENVAVYIWENLQKFLPVGVLYKVKVYETDNNIVVYKGE
- the PTS gene encoding 6-pyruvoyl tetrahydrobiopterin synthase isoform X6, whose product is MYKSLSNEENLKLFGKCNNPNGHGHNYKDLCLDVNLLKVMLVFWYFVLFPIVMVTVQGEIDPVTGMVMNLTDLKEYMEEAIMKPLDHKNLDLDVPYFADIVSTTENVAVYIWENLQKFLPVGVLYKVKVYETDNNIVVYKGE
- the PTS gene encoding 6-pyruvoyl tetrahydrobiopterin synthase isoform X8, producing the protein MYKSLSNEENLKLFGKCNNPNGHGHNYKVMVTVQGEIDPVTGMVMNLTDLKEYMEEAIMKPLDHKNLDLDVPYFADIVSTTENVAVYIWENLQKFLPVGVLYKVKVYETDNNIVVYKGE